A window of Corallococcus macrosporus DSM 14697 contains these coding sequences:
- a CDS encoding HNH endonuclease translates to MEAISNAELQTTSQELQEKLHISQQERPQEQFMPDSGFFQPFDPRWKSGHEAFADHYDQLVFRACNLRGDNPPRESLGSRDNKRCALCNKTEGETKFSKEAHLIPAAFGNRHLFSYEECDACNGGYGETHDNQLASMFHPQRAVGRVRGRAGTAKLRHPGGDSHIGGGQFDGPLPVVLSGSDTTLEFKVSEASKTATLSMYAPPYRPVDAIKSILRSTWLSLEAAERQKHSFIRDFILGKTSFSPTEYFEFFIPTGYSATVLECWQKKASSQLPTAQLIVRFSCVNTSLVWCAPDARDGRHFPSLLPPIEGLPADSRPTGTMTAVASSDAEYKPQRATYSIAFEQRIAGNQNQPPPVIRPPKKERRKADVRLELTKPDGNTLTISSVPMIEQRQDQKIGRYLFEGGALAGSVLVHGDMASGQAQLHAEYKLHTAPAQDARRTLDFILALKRSGGILKVYSIKTGALIMRMEPSPTDKSAEEPPVAKLLDWLSVINREFGTDIRIPQGADALAPEDAELLAVAIQYGAVKTPPKEPLQVFIPPDDLNGFLESLNTYQDLEYFSEPTYRVFGHAFQPGMVRTILINPKANSTTDTKAPEDAVPQQNETVRLHLHCESAVHIFERWVKGEQRQPFDWERSNRGSQASPGPLTE, encoded by the coding sequence TTGGAAGCCATCTCCAATGCTGAGCTGCAGACCACATCTCAAGAACTGCAAGAGAAGCTGCACATCAGCCAACAGGAACGTCCGCAGGAGCAATTCATGCCAGATAGCGGTTTTTTCCAGCCCTTTGACCCGAGATGGAAGAGCGGACATGAGGCCTTCGCCGACCACTACGACCAGCTCGTTTTCCGCGCCTGCAACCTAAGAGGCGACAATCCACCTCGCGAATCCCTAGGCTCGCGCGACAACAAGAGGTGCGCACTTTGCAACAAAACGGAAGGCGAAACCAAATTCAGCAAAGAGGCGCACCTCATTCCTGCAGCCTTCGGAAATCGACACCTCTTCTCGTATGAAGAATGCGACGCATGCAATGGAGGGTACGGCGAGACACACGACAACCAACTGGCGAGCATGTTCCATCCACAGCGCGCCGTTGGTCGCGTCAGGGGACGAGCGGGCACCGCAAAGCTGAGGCACCCGGGAGGAGATTCACATATCGGCGGAGGTCAGTTTGACGGACCACTACCAGTCGTGCTGAGCGGCAGCGACACCACCTTGGAATTCAAGGTGTCCGAAGCGAGCAAAACAGCAACCCTCAGCATGTATGCGCCGCCCTATCGCCCCGTGGATGCAATCAAGTCAATCTTGCGGTCCACCTGGCTGTCACTGGAGGCCGCAGAGCGACAGAAGCATTCGTTCATTCGAGACTTCATTCTCGGGAAAACCAGCTTCTCCCCCACTGAATACTTCGAGTTCTTCATCCCAACCGGATACTCAGCAACAGTTCTTGAGTGCTGGCAAAAGAAAGCATCCAGTCAACTACCAACTGCACAACTCATCGTTCGATTCTCCTGCGTCAACACGTCCCTTGTATGGTGCGCTCCCGATGCTCGGGACGGAAGGCACTTTCCCTCACTGCTTCCTCCGATTGAAGGGCTACCCGCAGACTCACGCCCCACTGGAACCATGACAGCGGTAGCGAGCTCCGACGCCGAATACAAACCCCAGCGAGCAACCTATTCCATCGCCTTTGAGCAACGAATCGCGGGCAACCAAAACCAACCACCCCCAGTCATTCGGCCCCCCAAAAAAGAGCGCCGGAAGGCCGATGTTCGCCTGGAACTGACGAAGCCAGATGGCAACACGCTAACCATCTCAAGCGTCCCAATGATCGAGCAAAGGCAGGATCAAAAAATCGGACGCTACCTATTCGAAGGGGGGGCCTTGGCGGGCTCCGTGCTCGTTCACGGCGACATGGCCTCCGGTCAAGCCCAGTTGCATGCAGAATATAAGCTTCACACTGCCCCCGCCCAAGATGCGCGCAGGACGCTTGATTTTATTCTGGCGCTGAAGCGCTCTGGCGGAATCCTTAAGGTGTACAGCATCAAGACCGGAGCCCTCATAATGCGGATGGAGCCCTCTCCCACCGACAAGTCTGCCGAGGAGCCTCCAGTTGCAAAACTCCTCGATTGGCTCTCCGTGATCAATCGTGAGTTCGGCACCGACATTAGAATTCCGCAAGGGGCAGATGCCTTAGCCCCAGAAGACGCAGAACTCCTAGCGGTGGCCATTCAGTATGGTGCGGTAAAAACACCGCCGAAGGAGCCTCTTCAGGTGTTCATCCCTCCCGATGACCTGAACGGCTTTCTCGAAAGCCTCAATACATATCAGGACTTGGAGTACTTCTCCGAGCCAACATACAGAGTATTCGGGCACGCGTTCCAACCAGGCATGGTACGCACCATCCTCATCAACCCAAAAGCAAATAGCACTACCGACACGAAGGCTCCCGAAGACGCAGTTCCCCAGCAGAACGAGACTGTGCGCCTACATCTCCACTGCGAGTCAGCAGTCCATATCTTTGAGAGATGGGTAAAGGGCGAACAGCGACAGCCATTTGATTGGGAGAGGTCTAATCGGGGCAGCCAAGCTTCACCTGGGCCTTTGACCGAGTGA